Proteins encoded by one window of Bacillus rossius redtenbacheri isolate Brsri chromosome 3, Brsri_v3, whole genome shotgun sequence:
- the LOC134530991 gene encoding protein UXT, which yields MEVKIPPKVLKYETFVNNVLKEDLRMVHSKLDLLNEELNDLMSLRKDIELLLSQEKQRRPVTKTQMDVGCNFYVQANVARADSLLLNVGLLHFVEVSFPEALKYVDARTKWLREQVDKLRKDSALTKAHIKLVLAGLHQLQTPDASDK from the coding sequence ATGGAGGTGAAAATTCCCCCGAAGGTGTTAAAGTACGAAACATTCGTGAACAATGTGCTGAAGGAGGACTTGAGGATGGTCCACAGTAAGCTGGACCTGCTGAACGAAGAGCTGAATGACCTGATGTCCCTGAGGAAGGACATAGAGCTGCTCCTGAGCCAGGAGAAGCAGAGGCGACCCGTGACCAAGACGCAGATGGATGTCGGCTGTAACTTCTACGTGCAGGCCAACGTGGCACGAGCGGACTCCTTGCTGCTGAACGTGGGGCTGCTGCACTTTGTGGAGGTGAGCTTCCCGGAGGCCCTGAAGTACGTCGACGCCCGCACCAAGTGGCTGAGGGAGCAGGTCGACAAGCTCAGGAAGGACAGCGCCCTCACTAAAGCTCACATCAAGCTGGTGCTGGCAGGTCTGCACCAGCTGCAGACACCTGATGCTTCAGATAAGTAG